From the Nodularia sphaerocarpa UHCC 0038 genome, the window CTACATCATAACGACATAGAAAGCTTTTTAGAACCTATTTTCGTTTACTTTAAGAATTTCCGCGAATATGAAGAAAGCTTTGGGGATTTTTGCGATCGCCTAGGTTTTGATGCCCTACGTGAATTTGCTGCCACTTACCAACCGCAAACTACCACAGCTGCCAGTAAATCCCGCCATCGCATCAGTATCAAGGATGAAGTATATCTCAAGCTGAAAGAAGCAGCTAATAGCCAAGATAGACCCATGACTGAGTTGGTGAACGAAGCGCTAGACGCTTACTTCCAAAACCTGCCGTAAATCAGCAATTGCTGAAACCACATAGAAATTTAGGTGTAGAGATGTTCTATAGAACGTCTCTACAGGGGTTGTAAACTATCTGTCTCCCTTCTCTTCCTATCTTCTGACTTCGTGTTCTTCTCCCAAAGGGAGAGGCTAGCGCCAACGTGTCTTCTCCCAAAGGGAGAGGCTAGCGCCAACGTGGTTCAATAAATCAATATTCATCGGTGGGAAGGGAGTAATAGTTAAAATGGCGCAACTACAACGAATTGCGATCGCACCTGCTCAAATTGAAGAAAATCTGATTACCTTGACAAAAGAGCAACAACATTATCTGGGAAGAGTGTTGAGGTTACGCGCAGGCGATCGCTTTATAGCGATGGATGGTCAGGGAAAATGGTGGTTAGCACAATTAGAATCTGAGCAAGCCCAGATTTTAGAAACACTGACCGTAGAAACTGAATTAGCTATAGCAATTACGCTCATGGTAGCCTTACCCAAAGGCAATGGATTTGATGAAATAGTCCGTTATTGTACAGAATTGGGTGTAACTTGTATTGCTCCGGTATTGAGCGAGCGCACCTTACTAAATCCCAGTCCGCAAAAACTGGAACGTTGGCGACGCATAGCCACAGAAGCAGCAGAACAATCAGAACGAGCTTTTGTACCCACAATATTAGAACCTATAGCTTTTAGTGCTGCTATGACTGCGAGTCAAGCAACTCACCGTTATATTTGTGAAGCGCGTGGAGATTATCCCCATTTAAACAACGTGGTTAAAAATGACAGTAGAGAAATTGTCATAGCGACTGGTCCCGAAGGGGGGTGGACAGAAACAGAAATTGAGAATGCGATCGCATCTGGATATCAACCAGTATCCCTGGGTCGGCGGATCTTGCGCGCAGTTACAGCACCAGTAGTAGCATTAACCTTAATTTCCGCAATTTATGAAGTATAAATAATTTAGGGATGTCTGAGACAAAGTAATTCCTAGTTGCAATTAGTAGAGACTTGTATAGCAGTATGCACTTGAATGAAGTACATCATAGTCCCCTCCTCGCTTGCGGGGAGGGGGTTGGGGGTGGGGTTCTTGTATCTCACTCAACTGAGAACCACTGTAGCTTTTAATTACGAATTACAAATTCTATCAGAGTATGCGTTGAAAGTAAGCGATGATTGAGCAACTTGCCACAGCCTTTGAGCGTAAAGATTATCACACAGCTGCCAAATTAATCAAACAGCTCTTAAAAGAAACACCAGAAGATCCTTGGGTGCAATTTTATCTCGCACGGCTCCATGAAGTATCTCGAAAGCGCCAGGAAGCAGAGAAAATCTATCGCCAACTGCTACAGAATACAACCAACATCAAAATACTCAACCAAGCCCGCCAAGGTTTGCAGCGACTCCAAGAAATTGACCAAGAAGAAAGACAACGCGCCATATCCCAAGCCACATCCGAACCCAGTCATGCTGAACCAGGCGTATTAGTATTAGAACCTTTAGCCACAGAACTGAAAACCATAGCCGCGCCAAAATTTGCTCAGATTATGCAACTAGACCCCTACACAGCAAGGCTAGTGCTACCCAGTCGCGGCTGGAGATTATATCGCACTG encodes:
- a CDS encoding 16S rRNA (uracil(1498)-N(3))-methyltransferase; amino-acid sequence: MAQLQRIAIAPAQIEENLITLTKEQQHYLGRVLRLRAGDRFIAMDGQGKWWLAQLESEQAQILETLTVETELAIAITLMVALPKGNGFDEIVRYCTELGVTCIAPVLSERTLLNPSPQKLERWRRIATEAAEQSERAFVPTILEPIAFSAAMTASQATHRYICEARGDYPHLNNVVKNDSREIVIATGPEGGWTETEIENAIASGYQPVSLGRRILRAVTAPVVALTLISAIYEV